One stretch of Saccharomonospora xinjiangensis XJ-54 DNA includes these proteins:
- a CDS encoding SAM-dependent methyltransferase has translation MSGLSSRLGAIVSALPLAPGMRVLEIGGAPGAAAKAVARRIGEGHILVIDRSARGIALTRQNASAEIEAGTLSVRHVAVEEFRLLPGEAPFDLAFAVRVGALDGRHPRAGQVALRRIADALRPGGRLFIDGGDPLRELDLPPRSGPHVL, from the coding sequence ATGAGCGGACTGTCCTCCCGGCTGGGCGCGATCGTCTCCGCCCTGCCACTCGCGCCGGGAATGCGGGTCCTGGAAATCGGGGGCGCCCCCGGCGCCGCGGCGAAGGCCGTCGCAAGGCGTATCGGCGAGGGCCACATCCTGGTGATCGACCGCTCAGCCAGGGGGATCGCCCTCACCCGCCAGAACGCGTCCGCCGAGATCGAAGCGGGAACTCTGAGCGTCCGCCACGTGGCCGTGGAGGAGTTTCGTTTGCTGCCTGGCGAAGCGCCGTTCGACCTGGCTTTCGCCGTCCGTGTCGGCGCGCTCGACGGGCGGCATCCCCGGGCAGGGCAGGTCGCGCTCCGCCGTATCGCCGACGCGCTCCGCCCTGGCGGGCGGTTGTTCATCGACGGTGGTGACCCACTCCGTGAACTCGACCTCCCACCGCGTTCAGGACCGCACGTTCTGTGA
- a CDS encoding HAD-IA family hydrolase yields the protein MSTRVHAVAFDVLETLLDLTPLGARLETVGQPARLLQPWFLRFQRDAMALALSGDSGTFESVARQALRTETRHTVTDDDIDHVLEGFGQLPAHPDAEPAVRLLSEAGLRVGCVTVGSATNTARFLERAGLARYVDEVVTAAQAGIWKPAPSFYRMAAYQLETSPENLALVAVHAWDCHGAKRAGCLAGWCGRLEGHYGDVFTEPDVSGSDLVRVAEDVLRLS from the coding sequence GTGTCCACTCGCGTGCACGCGGTCGCGTTCGATGTGCTCGAAACCCTGTTGGATCTGACTCCGCTCGGCGCCCGGTTGGAGACGGTCGGCCAACCCGCACGGCTGTTGCAGCCGTGGTTCCTGCGATTCCAGCGCGACGCCATGGCGCTGGCCCTCAGCGGGGATTCCGGGACGTTCGAGTCGGTGGCCCGGCAGGCGTTGCGCACCGAAACCCGGCACACGGTCACCGACGACGACATCGACCACGTGCTGGAGGGATTCGGCCAGCTACCCGCGCACCCTGATGCCGAGCCCGCTGTGCGGCTGCTGTCCGAAGCCGGGCTGCGGGTCGGCTGCGTGACCGTCGGCAGCGCCACCAACACGGCCCGGTTCCTGGAACGAGCGGGACTGGCACGCTATGTGGACGAGGTCGTCACCGCGGCGCAGGCTGGTATCTGGAAACCCGCTCCCTCCTTCTACCGCATGGCGGCCTACCAGCTGGAGACATCGCCGGAGAATCTCGCGCTCGTCGCGGTCCACGCCTGGGACTGCCACGGAGCCAAGCGCGCGGGCTGCCTCGCCGGTTGGTGCGGGCGGCTGGAAGGTCACTACGGCGATGTGTTCACCGAACCCGATGTGAGCGGCTCCGACCTGGTGCGGGTCGCCGAAGATGTGCTGCGGCTCTCGTAA
- a CDS encoding sigma-70 family RNA polymerase sigma factor — MTTQKALAEEFEGNRQRLLAMATRVLGSSSDAQDVVQEAWLRLVRQEPGSIENLAGWLTTAVGRLCIDVLRSRTAKGEVSYEEQFQAPVVLLDDDPEDLAVQADRVGLALLVVLRSLRPDERLAFVLHDMFAVPFTEIAAVIEKSPDAAKMMASRARRKVQGAASPAHTHREKGRVVDAFLAAARHGDFDALLEILDPDLTWELHGQNRMVSRGRKDLLRALTHGPTSDVIARRVVVNGQPGILAWSPEGTPVALMACTVNDGRVTKIASLTDRSRLDRIDLPAPVASDGMVAGPDA; from the coding sequence ATGACCACACAGAAGGCCCTGGCTGAGGAGTTCGAGGGGAACCGGCAGCGGCTGCTGGCGATGGCGACCCGTGTCCTCGGAAGTTCGAGCGATGCTCAGGACGTCGTGCAGGAGGCGTGGCTGCGACTCGTCCGTCAGGAACCGGGTTCCATCGAGAACCTCGCGGGATGGCTCACGACCGCGGTCGGCAGGCTGTGCATCGACGTGCTCAGGTCGCGTACCGCCAAAGGCGAGGTGTCCTACGAAGAGCAGTTCCAGGCACCGGTCGTCCTGTTGGACGACGACCCTGAAGACCTCGCGGTCCAGGCGGACAGGGTCGGATTGGCGCTCCTGGTCGTGCTGCGGTCGCTTCGGCCGGACGAACGACTCGCTTTCGTGCTGCACGACATGTTCGCCGTACCGTTCACGGAGATAGCCGCAGTGATCGAGAAGTCCCCCGACGCGGCCAAGATGATGGCGAGCCGAGCCCGCCGCAAGGTTCAGGGCGCCGCGTCACCGGCACACACCCATCGCGAGAAAGGCCGGGTGGTGGACGCGTTCCTCGCCGCGGCCAGGCACGGCGACTTCGACGCGTTGCTGGAGATCCTGGACCCGGATCTCACCTGGGAACTGCACGGGCAGAACAGGATGGTGTCGCGAGGGCGAAAGGACCTCCTGCGTGCGCTGACGCACGGCCCGACCTCGGATGTCATCGCTCGCCGCGTCGTGGTCAACGGGCAACCAGGCATACTCGCGTGGAGCCCGGAAGGCACCCCGGTGGCACTCATGGCCTGTACCGTCAACGACGGCCGCGTCACCAAAATCGCCTCACTGACCGACCGCTCCAGACTCGACCGGATCGACCTGCCGGCTCCCGTTGCGTCCGACGGCATGGTGGCCGGACCCGACGCCTGA
- a CDS encoding DoxX family protein yields MNLTLWIVAGLLAAAFTAGGTSLLLMGRERYRAIGHSQHWVDDFGDGHLKFIGAVKIVGSLGLILPAALDIAPILTPLAACGMAMFMTGAATTRFRRSEWTLLVSDLVFVSLFAFIAWGRFALQPF; encoded by the coding sequence GTGAACCTCACTTTGTGGATCGTCGCAGGTCTCCTCGCCGCCGCCTTCACCGCAGGCGGTACGAGCCTGCTGCTGATGGGAAGGGAGAGATACCGCGCGATCGGACACAGTCAGCACTGGGTTGACGACTTCGGAGACGGCCACCTGAAGTTCATCGGTGCGGTCAAGATCGTCGGTAGCCTGGGGCTGATTCTTCCGGCCGCGCTGGACATCGCGCCGATCCTGACGCCGCTCGCGGCCTGTGGCATGGCGATGTTCATGACCGGCGCCGCCACGACGCGCTTCCGCCGCAGTGAGTGGACGCTGCTGGTTTCTGATCTGGTCTTTGTGAGTCTGTTCGCGTTCATCGCCTGGGGCAGATTCGCGCTCCAGCCGTTCTGA
- a CDS encoding TetR/AcrR family transcriptional regulator — protein sequence MPARIDPDQRRRHVVEAAFRCVVAEGIDGASLRKVAAEAGLNIGSVRHYFDGHVDLLVAAATEAGDRMGARLARHPIDAFRDLTEHEALDALQNLVEEVLPVDDERRDEAIVVVEFLLASRLRPALAPFAGRMATDLHEVVAGALEGVGAPNPEDAARQLTSLIGGLTIDTVTPHGALSVEQLRRTLRDHLRLLLTQCVRA from the coding sequence ATGCCCGCACGAATCGACCCCGACCAACGCCGAAGGCACGTGGTGGAAGCCGCGTTCCGCTGCGTCGTCGCCGAAGGCATCGACGGTGCGTCCCTGCGCAAGGTCGCCGCCGAAGCAGGTCTCAACATCGGCTCCGTGCGCCACTACTTCGACGGGCACGTTGACCTCCTCGTGGCCGCCGCAACGGAAGCCGGTGACCGCATGGGCGCCCGCCTCGCCCGCCACCCGATCGACGCTTTCCGCGACCTGACCGAACACGAGGCCCTCGACGCACTGCAGAACCTCGTCGAGGAAGTCCTGCCCGTAGACGACGAACGGCGGGACGAGGCGATCGTCGTGGTCGAGTTCCTCCTCGCCTCAAGGCTCCGCCCCGCTCTCGCCCCTTTCGCCGGGCGCATGGCGACCGACCTGCACGAGGTCGTCGCCGGTGCGCTGGAAGGGGTCGGAGCACCGAACCCCGAGGACGCGGCGCGGCAGCTGACATCCCTGATCGGCGGCCTCACCATCGACACCGTCACCCCGCACGGGGCGTTGAGTGTCGAACAGCTCCGGCGCACCCTGCGCGACCATCTGCGGCTCCTCCTCACACAGTGCGTACGCGCATGA
- a CDS encoding ABC-F family ATP-binding cassette domain-containing protein, producing MPFLDISSVTYTLPDGRVLLDDVSFRVSAGERVALIGANGAGKTTLLRIVTGALAPDAGAVSRGGSLGVMPQFLAGGTVRELLTSFAPAPVRQAAAALAGAEATLSARGTTASQLAYAEALAAWGDAGGYEAEVLWNICTTTALGITLEQCGDRPVATLSGGEQKRLALEALLRGPDEVLLLDEPDNFLDVPGKRWLEERLIESGKSVLYVSHDRELLARTATAIVSLELGAAGSTAWVHPGGFDTYHSARQRRFARLDELRRRWDEEHAKLKALVQMYRQKAAYNSDMTSRYRAAQTRLARFEEAGPPEARPREQNLAMRLRGRRTGKRVLTCEALELTGLMRPFDCEAWYGDRIAVLGSNGSGKSHFLRLLAVGGTAPEPEHAPVTDLVIEPVPHTGTARLGARVRPGWFAQTHGRPDLTGRTLLSILHRGDEHRAGMPREDASRALARYELARSAEQTFDSLSGGQQARFQILLLELAGATLLLLDEPTDNLDLESAEALQQALRAFEGTVLAVTHDRWFARDFDRFLVFGSDGTVYETTTPVWDESRVSRQRG from the coding sequence GTGCCCTTCCTCGATATCTCCTCCGTCACCTACACACTCCCCGATGGCCGCGTGCTCCTCGACGACGTGTCGTTCCGAGTGAGCGCAGGCGAGCGCGTGGCGTTGATCGGGGCGAACGGCGCGGGGAAGACGACGCTGCTCCGCATCGTCACGGGCGCGCTCGCACCGGATGCCGGAGCGGTGTCGCGCGGCGGGAGTCTCGGCGTGATGCCGCAGTTCCTCGCGGGCGGGACGGTGCGCGAACTGCTGACGTCGTTCGCTCCGGCGCCGGTTCGGCAGGCGGCTGCCGCACTTGCCGGCGCCGAGGCGACCCTGAGCGCGCGAGGCACGACAGCGTCACAGCTGGCCTATGCCGAGGCGCTGGCCGCGTGGGGCGACGCGGGCGGATACGAGGCCGAGGTGCTCTGGAACATCTGCACGACCACCGCGCTGGGTATCACCCTCGAACAGTGCGGGGACCGGCCGGTGGCGACGCTGTCCGGCGGTGAGCAGAAACGCCTGGCGCTGGAGGCTCTCCTACGCGGGCCGGACGAGGTGCTGCTGCTGGACGAGCCGGACAACTTCCTCGACGTCCCGGGCAAACGGTGGCTAGAGGAACGATTGATCGAGAGCGGCAAGAGCGTGTTGTACGTGAGCCATGACAGGGAACTCCTGGCGCGCACCGCGACCGCGATCGTGAGCCTCGAACTCGGAGCCGCCGGAAGTACCGCGTGGGTGCATCCTGGCGGGTTCGACACCTACCATTCCGCACGGCAGCGGCGGTTCGCGAGGCTCGACGAGCTTCGCCGCAGGTGGGACGAGGAGCACGCCAAACTGAAGGCGCTCGTCCAGATGTACCGGCAGAAGGCGGCGTACAACTCCGACATGACATCCCGCTACCGGGCCGCGCAGACACGCCTCGCGCGGTTCGAGGAGGCGGGACCGCCCGAGGCGAGGCCGAGGGAACAGAACCTGGCGATGCGGTTGCGTGGCCGTCGCACCGGAAAGCGGGTGCTGACGTGTGAAGCGTTGGAGTTGACCGGCCTGATGCGCCCCTTCGACTGCGAGGCCTGGTACGGAGACCGCATCGCGGTGCTCGGCTCGAACGGTTCCGGCAAGTCACATTTCCTTCGCCTGCTGGCCGTCGGAGGCACCGCCCCGGAACCGGAGCACGCACCGGTGACCGACCTGGTGATCGAGCCCGTCCCGCACACCGGAACCGCCAGGTTGGGCGCGAGGGTGCGTCCCGGCTGGTTCGCACAGACCCATGGGCGGCCCGACCTCACGGGCCGCACGCTGCTGTCGATCCTGCATCGTGGTGACGAACACCGCGCGGGGATGCCTCGTGAGGACGCGTCCAGGGCGCTCGCACGATACGAACTGGCGCGATCGGCCGAGCAGACGTTCGATTCGCTCTCCGGCGGACAGCAAGCCCGGTTCCAGATCCTGCTGCTCGAACTCGCGGGCGCGACGCTTCTGCTGCTCGATGAGCCGACCGACAACCTCGATCTGGAATCCGCCGAAGCCTTGCAGCAGGCCCTGCGCGCCTTCGAAGGGACGGTGCTCGCCGTCACCCACGACCGCTGGTTCGCCCGCGACTTCGACCGATTCCTGGTCTTCGGCTCCGACGGCACCGTCTACGAGACGACCACACCCGTGTGGGACGAATCCCGTGTGTCACGGCAGAGAGGCTAG
- a CDS encoding medium chain dehydrogenase/reductase family protein has protein sequence MKRVVADHFGGPDVLHVVEEPVPRPGPGQVRVEVEAAGVSFTDALLRAGTYLGGPKPPFTPGYELVGRVREVGKGRQTLSEGDRVAALTVWGGYAEQVCVPGELAVPVPDDLDAALLVSIIFPYLTAYQLLHRAARARRGETVLLHGAAGRVGTAVLELAAPAGLRVYGTASADECAKVERLGAVAIDYRDEDFLPRVRELTGGGVDVALDGIGGTLSLRSFRALRPGGRLVVFGHYVTLAHGRKSRRGWLTWYASTAAVALAGLLSPRRRVLSYRIAKLRDRHPDWFRADLQELVRLLRAGVVNPEVAQRLPLTEARQAHELLNTSAAKGKLVLVP, from the coding sequence ATGAAGCGGGTTGTCGCGGATCACTTCGGCGGTCCTGACGTTCTGCACGTGGTCGAGGAGCCCGTTCCCCGGCCGGGACCGGGGCAGGTCCGCGTCGAGGTCGAGGCCGCGGGCGTGTCGTTCACCGACGCGCTGCTGCGGGCGGGAACCTACCTCGGCGGGCCGAAACCGCCGTTCACTCCCGGTTACGAGCTGGTCGGCAGAGTGCGCGAGGTGGGGAAGGGCCGCCAGACGCTGAGTGAAGGCGACCGGGTGGCGGCGCTGACCGTCTGGGGAGGTTACGCGGAGCAGGTGTGTGTTCCCGGGGAACTCGCTGTTCCGGTACCCGACGACCTCGACGCCGCGCTGCTGGTGAGCATCATCTTTCCCTACCTCACCGCCTACCAGCTCCTGCACAGGGCGGCGAGGGCGCGCCGAGGGGAGACCGTCCTGCTCCACGGTGCTGCGGGCAGAGTCGGGACAGCCGTGCTGGAACTCGCGGCTCCCGCAGGGCTTCGCGTCTACGGAACCGCCTCGGCCGACGAATGCGCGAAGGTCGAGCGGCTCGGCGCGGTCGCGATCGATTACCGCGACGAGGACTTCCTTCCAAGGGTTCGTGAGCTGACCGGCGGCGGCGTGGACGTCGCCCTCGACGGGATCGGTGGAACACTGTCGCTGCGCTCGTTTCGTGCGCTGCGTCCCGGCGGCAGGCTCGTGGTGTTCGGCCACTACGTCACGTTGGCGCACGGCAGGAAGAGCCGACGCGGGTGGCTCACCTGGTATGCCTCCACGGCGGCCGTCGCGCTGGCCGGACTGCTGTCGCCACGCCGCCGCGTGCTCTCCTACCGGATCGCGAAGCTGCGCGACCGGCATCCCGACTGGTTCCGCGCGGACCTTCAGGAGCTGGTCCGGCTGCTGCGCGCGGGAGTCGTCAACCCCGAGGTCGCGCAGCGCCTGCCGCTGACCGAGGCCCGCCAAGCCCACGAGCTGCTGAACACCTCAGCGGCCAAGGGCAAGCTCGTGCTGGTGCCGTAG
- a CDS encoding carboxymuconolactone decarboxylase family protein: protein MEPRLNLFDNEFAAKFGKRFAGAGLLVEQSPLPKTTRELVSLRVSQINGCGFCVDMHTKEAMAAGESAARLNLVAAWREAVVFTEAERAALALAEEGTRLADAHTGVSDETWARVREHYDDDELAALLSLIALTNAANRLNVIVRNPAGSYEPGMLAAMMD from the coding sequence ATGGAACCCCGCCTCAACCTGTTCGACAACGAGTTCGCCGCGAAGTTCGGCAAGCGGTTCGCCGGTGCCGGTCTGCTGGTCGAGCAGTCGCCACTGCCCAAGACCACCCGTGAGCTGGTGTCGCTGCGCGTCAGCCAGATCAACGGCTGTGGCTTCTGCGTGGACATGCACACCAAGGAAGCGATGGCAGCCGGTGAATCCGCCGCGCGGCTCAACCTGGTGGCCGCCTGGCGTGAGGCCGTCGTGTTCACCGAGGCGGAGCGGGCGGCGCTGGCACTCGCCGAGGAGGGCACCCGGCTCGCCGACGCCCACACCGGCGTGTCCGACGAGACGTGGGCGCGGGTGCGTGAACACTACGACGACGACGAACTCGCCGCGCTCCTCTCGCTGATCGCCCTGACGAACGCGGCCAACCGCCTCAACGTGATCGTGCGCAACCCCGCTGGGTCGTACGAGCCGGGCATGCTGGCCGCCATGATGGACTGA
- a CDS encoding RNA polymerase sigma-70 factor: MSKPHTTSGEGRVEEDRRPDLATETFLTHRNLLFTVAYEMLGSAADAEDVLQETWLRWAGVDLGAVRDQRAYLVRITTRQALTRLRTLARRKESYVGSWLPEPLLTSPDVAEDVELADSVSMAMLLVLETLKPTERAVFVLREVFDFDYDEIAGAVDKSPAAVRQIAHRAREHVAARRPRGVVSADETRAVLDAFRLAIETGDVQGLLDILAPDVVLVGDGGGVKQAVPRPIVGSGKVARLLVGGLGKVTLPVALEPVQVNGHPALVVRLDGELDSVVAMRIDDGRVTGLYAVRNPEKLAHMEYQTSLRR, encoded by the coding sequence ATGTCGAAGCCGCACACCACCTCCGGCGAAGGGCGGGTGGAGGAGGATCGCCGCCCCGATCTCGCCACGGAAACGTTCCTCACCCACCGCAACCTGCTGTTCACCGTCGCCTACGAGATGCTGGGCTCCGCCGCGGACGCGGAGGACGTCCTGCAGGAGACATGGCTGCGGTGGGCTGGCGTCGATCTCGGCGCGGTGCGCGACCAGCGGGCGTACCTGGTGCGGATCACTACCCGCCAGGCGCTCACGCGGCTGCGCACGCTCGCCCGTCGCAAGGAGTCCTACGTGGGTTCCTGGCTTCCCGAGCCGCTGCTCACCTCGCCGGACGTGGCCGAGGACGTCGAGCTGGCCGACAGCGTCTCGATGGCGATGCTGCTGGTGCTGGAGACGCTCAAACCGACAGAGCGAGCGGTGTTCGTGCTGCGCGAGGTGTTCGACTTCGACTACGACGAGATAGCCGGAGCCGTGGACAAGAGCCCAGCCGCGGTGCGGCAGATCGCGCACAGGGCGCGGGAACACGTCGCCGCGCGCCGCCCGCGCGGGGTCGTGTCCGCCGACGAGACCAGGGCCGTCCTCGACGCCTTCCGGCTGGCGATCGAGACCGGCGACGTGCAGGGGCTGCTCGACATCCTCGCCCCGGATGTCGTCCTCGTCGGCGACGGCGGCGGGGTCAAGCAGGCCGTGCCGCGCCCGATCGTGGGTTCCGGCAAGGTGGCGCGCCTTCTGGTCGGCGGTCTCGGCAAGGTCACCCTCCCCGTGGCGCTGGAGCCGGTGCAGGTCAACGGTCATCCCGCGCTCGTGGTCCGGCTCGACGGCGAACTCGACAGCGTCGTGGCGATGCGGATCGACGACGGGCGCGTCACCGGCCTCTACGCCGTGCGCAACCCGGAGAAGCTCGCGCATATGGAGTACCAGACCTCTCTGCGCCGCTAG
- a CDS encoding GNAT family N-acetyltransferase, translating to MPTKPGVPDAPRVVRADAACLSSLALLDFTFEVSAELTEPFDGDAISPLVPYTKDYGFDVEELAGYLDRQDGDLFVAMVRDARIGYVAVSEGWNGYAVVEDIAVDVAHRGTGAARALMDAAIEWAREAGLSGLRLETQSINVAACRFYRRYGFVLGGHDRFLYRALDPSTREVALYWYYPFFTS from the coding sequence ATGCCGACAAAGCCCGGCGTGCCGGATGCTCCTCGTGTTGTGCGGGCGGATGCCGCCTGCCTTTCCTCACTTGCCCTTCTCGACTTCACCTTCGAGGTGTCGGCCGAGCTGACCGAGCCGTTCGACGGCGACGCGATCAGTCCGCTCGTCCCCTACACCAAGGACTACGGCTTCGACGTGGAGGAGCTGGCCGGGTACCTCGACCGGCAGGACGGTGACCTGTTCGTCGCGATGGTCCGCGACGCCCGCATCGGCTACGTCGCCGTGTCCGAGGGCTGGAACGGCTACGCCGTCGTCGAGGACATCGCCGTGGATGTCGCCCACAGGGGCACAGGGGCCGCTCGCGCGCTCATGGACGCCGCGATCGAGTGGGCACGGGAGGCGGGATTGAGCGGCCTGCGGTTGGAGACGCAGTCCATCAACGTGGCCGCGTGCCGCTTCTACCGGCGCTACGGGTTCGTGCTCGGCGGCCACGACCGGTTTCTCTATCGCGCGCTCGATCCCTCGACGCGCGAGGTGGCGCTGTACTGGTACTACCCGTTCTTCACGTCGTGA